The following are from one region of the Stigmatella ashevillena genome:
- a CDS encoding protein kinase domain-containing protein — protein MPEDHRWEGEQALSSPLRRRSASGEELAGSDFDNSLLQEIAQSGTPLPTPRLKTRLGGPEGRRFEILEELGSGTMGQVFRAWDEQLQRTVALKFLTPRHWQDASAFLLREARAIARLDHENIVRIHDVAEWRENAWAPRVPFLVMECLEGESLSALMKRGRLGLRRAVELMYAVAAGLAHAHAHHVVHRDLKSSNVFITRQGQVKLLDFGLAHLLAESSEIPHLPTAGTPLYMAPEQWQGGRQDDRTDVWAAGVLFHELLTGAPPYVFDTPQDLREQILSPKPILPVREKFPEVPEDVARLVEAMLDKEPSHRPPPAELRERLKRLVDGFGLSRETPRHLAPERRQVTLLVCRLAGLAELAECLSTEDASELESAFHRLASRFIQQQGGLAALFMGDEVLACFGYPLAREEDAERAVRAGMKLAQELTSVLRQEWPGKPLGAVAVQVGLHTDSVVFDDLQPELRGHTLSMQGKAPQLASALARRAEPGTVVLSGTTWSLVPGAFEAEAREPLSGGGLAQPVQTWRVMGARRAALRFERSWATRGITPLVGREPELQRLQSFWEWTRQGRGLCVLLEGEAGIGKSRLMLEWSGHLQSEQDLVLRAQCWMQSQASALAPILETMRNLLRLGPEASPEQNLRWVERRMALRGLTPKQTQQVASLLSLPVAQESSHLLLPAQRQKEESFQALAELLWHVASEGPVLFVVEDLHWADPSTLEFIGFLLERLVSHPMMILLSVRPHFRIAWPVHPWLHRMTLERLAPEQTAELVRKTAGNRALPEETVRQLVARTDGIPLFIEEMARRVLESAPGAETPIPATLRELLLARLDALPPAQKALVHLCAVVGRSFSHALLSALTEQDETMLRGQLRGLLEMGLLDPLEDAAVPSYQFRHALIQEAAWDSQLRGTRRQHHQRIAQILAERFPEVAEASPERLAWHHTQAGDTEPARNLWARAGALALRRSANLEAISHFKQALELLQALPESPSRRGEELKLLFALGIPLMQSQGFASPELERTYVRALALFLEAMDAPGRVVLPDWSWGSYAYLFARARFQEASKVGQKLVEVGRRQDNREVLALGHRMLATIAFTGGDMPKALRHVQEALASSNFSLEQQRVLAVRHWVNPRAYVLAYASVVHSALGHPALAERHGREALALAHKIGHPHTLAYVLTYVAFGGQFRLDLRQTVECSEECVALSRENHFLLWEMWSAVNRSWALVRLGHREEHQVLRSHLEQWQAMGMRAGMPVFHWMLGDTCLMKGESEETLVQTQKGLEWARATGERSYEAELYRLQGEGLRAMRQEAAAQHCFLRALTVARQQHAGTFEVRSTTSLCRQLRDQGKWKAARQKLSRVCDRFDAGLDSADMREARTLLAQLWEQPH, from the coding sequence ATGCCCGAGGATCATCGGTGGGAAGGCGAGCAAGCCCTGTCCTCCCCGCTGAGGCGCAGAAGTGCCTCAGGGGAGGAACTCGCAGGGTCGGACTTCGATAACTCACTGCTACAGGAGATCGCTCAGTCCGGGACCCCGCTCCCAACGCCTCGGCTGAAAACCCGGCTGGGCGGGCCAGAGGGCCGCCGCTTCGAGATCCTGGAGGAACTGGGCTCGGGGACGATGGGCCAGGTCTTCCGCGCCTGGGATGAGCAGCTCCAGCGCACCGTGGCCCTCAAGTTCCTGACGCCTCGCCATTGGCAGGACGCCTCGGCGTTCCTGTTGCGCGAGGCGCGCGCCATCGCTCGGCTCGACCACGAGAACATCGTCCGCATCCATGATGTCGCGGAATGGCGTGAGAACGCCTGGGCCCCCCGTGTCCCCTTTCTCGTCATGGAATGCTTGGAGGGGGAGTCACTCTCAGCCTTGATGAAGCGTGGGCGTCTGGGGTTGAGACGGGCCGTGGAACTGATGTACGCGGTGGCCGCGGGGTTGGCCCACGCACATGCCCACCACGTCGTCCATCGGGATCTCAAATCCAGCAACGTCTTCATCACCCGCCAAGGTCAGGTGAAGCTGCTGGACTTCGGTCTGGCCCACCTGTTGGCCGAGTCCTCCGAGATTCCCCACCTGCCCACGGCTGGCACACCGCTCTACATGGCACCGGAGCAATGGCAGGGTGGGCGGCAGGATGATCGCACCGACGTGTGGGCGGCGGGAGTGCTCTTCCACGAGTTGCTCACCGGAGCGCCCCCCTACGTGTTCGACACGCCGCAGGACCTGCGAGAGCAGATCCTCTCCCCGAAGCCCATCCTCCCGGTGCGCGAGAAATTCCCCGAGGTGCCCGAGGATGTGGCGCGGCTGGTGGAGGCCATGCTGGACAAGGAGCCCTCCCACCGTCCGCCCCCGGCAGAGCTTCGCGAACGGCTAAAGCGATTGGTGGATGGCTTTGGCCTCTCGCGGGAGACACCGCGCCACCTTGCGCCGGAGCGTCGGCAAGTGACGCTTCTGGTGTGTCGGCTGGCGGGGCTGGCCGAGTTGGCGGAGTGCCTCAGCACCGAAGACGCCAGCGAGTTGGAATCGGCCTTCCACCGGCTCGCCTCCCGCTTCATCCAGCAGCAAGGGGGACTGGCCGCCCTGTTCATGGGAGACGAGGTACTCGCCTGCTTCGGCTACCCCTTGGCCCGAGAGGAAGACGCCGAGCGCGCCGTGCGCGCGGGCATGAAGCTGGCGCAGGAGCTGACGTCCGTTCTACGGCAGGAGTGGCCCGGCAAACCCCTGGGAGCGGTGGCGGTGCAGGTCGGCTTGCACACGGACTCGGTGGTATTCGATGACCTGCAACCCGAGTTGCGTGGGCACACACTGTCCATGCAGGGCAAGGCCCCCCAGCTGGCCTCCGCGCTGGCGCGGCGGGCCGAGCCGGGCACGGTGGTGCTCAGCGGCACCACCTGGTCGTTGGTGCCGGGCGCCTTCGAGGCCGAGGCCCGCGAGCCTTTGTCGGGTGGGGGACTGGCCCAGCCAGTGCAGACGTGGCGCGTAATGGGCGCGCGCAGGGCGGCGCTGCGCTTCGAGCGGTCATGGGCCACCCGAGGCATCACTCCGCTGGTGGGACGGGAGCCAGAGCTGCAACGGCTCCAGTCCTTTTGGGAGTGGACCCGTCAAGGCCGGGGGCTCTGCGTACTCCTCGAGGGTGAAGCCGGCATTGGCAAGTCGCGCCTCATGCTCGAGTGGAGCGGGCACCTTCAGTCCGAGCAGGACCTGGTGCTGCGTGCCCAGTGCTGGATGCAATCCCAGGCCAGCGCCTTGGCTCCCATCTTGGAGACGATGAGAAACCTCCTGCGGTTGGGTCCGGAAGCGTCCCCCGAGCAGAACCTGCGCTGGGTGGAGCGGAGGATGGCCCTGCGCGGCTTGACCCCGAAGCAGACGCAGCAGGTGGCCTCGCTGCTCTCGTTGCCCGTGGCCCAGGAGTCGTCCCACCTGCTGCTCCCGGCGCAGCGGCAGAAGGAGGAATCGTTCCAGGCCCTGGCGGAGCTGCTGTGGCACGTGGCCTCCGAGGGCCCGGTGCTGTTCGTCGTCGAAGACCTGCACTGGGCAGATCCGTCCACGCTGGAGTTCATCGGGTTTCTGCTGGAGCGCTTGGTGTCCCATCCCATGATGATCCTGCTGAGCGTGCGGCCCCACTTCCGCATCGCGTGGCCTGTCCATCCCTGGTTGCACCGGATGACCCTGGAGAGGCTGGCGCCGGAGCAGACAGCGGAACTGGTGAGGAAGACGGCCGGGAACCGGGCCCTCCCCGAGGAGACGGTACGCCAGCTCGTGGCGCGCACGGATGGCATTCCGCTCTTCATCGAAGAGATGGCTCGCCGGGTTCTGGAGAGCGCGCCAGGTGCGGAGACGCCCATCCCTGCCACCCTGCGCGAGCTGCTGCTGGCACGATTGGATGCACTGCCCCCAGCTCAAAAGGCACTGGTGCACTTGTGCGCGGTGGTCGGGCGCAGCTTCAGCCATGCCCTGCTCTCCGCGCTCACAGAGCAGGACGAAACCATGCTGCGCGGGCAACTCCGCGGGTTGCTGGAGATGGGGCTGTTGGACCCCCTGGAGGACGCCGCAGTGCCGAGCTATCAGTTCCGCCACGCGCTCATCCAGGAGGCCGCCTGGGATTCGCAGCTCCGAGGCACACGCCGCCAGCACCACCAGCGCATCGCCCAGATCCTGGCGGAGCGGTTCCCCGAGGTGGCCGAGGCCAGCCCTGAACGGCTGGCCTGGCATCACACCCAGGCGGGAGACACCGAGCCGGCGCGGAACCTCTGGGCCCGGGCGGGAGCCCTCGCCCTGCGGCGCTCGGCCAACCTGGAAGCCATCAGCCATTTCAAGCAGGCGCTCGAGCTGCTGCAGGCGCTGCCCGAGTCCCCCAGCCGCCGGGGCGAGGAGCTGAAACTGCTGTTCGCCCTGGGCATTCCCCTGATGCAGAGCCAGGGCTTCGCTTCGCCCGAACTGGAGCGAACCTATGTGCGAGCCCTCGCGCTCTTCTTGGAGGCGATGGATGCGCCTGGGCGGGTGGTGCTGCCGGACTGGAGTTGGGGCTCCTACGCCTACCTCTTCGCCAGGGCTCGGTTCCAGGAGGCATCCAAGGTAGGGCAGAAGCTGGTGGAAGTGGGGCGGCGCCAGGACAACCGCGAGGTGCTGGCCCTGGGCCACCGGATGCTGGCCACCATCGCCTTCACCGGTGGCGACATGCCCAAGGCCCTGCGCCACGTGCAGGAGGCGCTGGCCAGCTCGAACTTCTCTTTGGAACAGCAGCGGGTCCTCGCCGTGCGGCACTGGGTCAATCCCCGCGCGTATGTGCTGGCTTATGCCTCCGTCGTCCACTCGGCGCTCGGCCACCCCGCCCTGGCCGAGCGTCACGGCCGGGAGGCCCTGGCGCTGGCTCACAAGATAGGCCACCCGCACACGCTGGCCTACGTGCTGACGTACGTGGCCTTTGGTGGCCAGTTCCGCCTGGACCTGAGGCAGACCGTGGAGTGCTCCGAGGAGTGCGTCGCCCTCTCGCGCGAGAACCACTTCTTGCTGTGGGAGATGTGGTCGGCCGTCAACCGGAGCTGGGCGCTGGTCCGGCTGGGGCACCGCGAGGAACATCAAGTTCTCCGCTCCCATCTGGAGCAATGGCAGGCCATGGGCATGCGGGCTGGCATGCCGGTCTTCCACTGGATGCTCGGGGACACCTGCTTGATGAAGGGTGAGAGCGAAGAGACGCTGGTGCAGACCCAGAAGGGACTGGAGTGGGCGAGAGCGACGGGGGAGCGCTCCTACGAGGCGGAGCTGTATCGGCTCCAGGGCGAGGGCCTGCGCGCCATGAGACAGGAGGCGGCGGCACAGCATTGCTTCCTGAGGGCGCTCACCGTGGCCCGTCAGCAGCATGCCGGCACTTTCGAGGTGCGCTCCACGACCAGCCTCTGCCGCCAGCTCCGGGACCAGGGGAAGTGGAAGGCGGCGCGCCAGAAGCTCTCCAGGGTCTGCGACCGGTTCGACGCTGGGCTCGATTCGGCCGACATGCGGGAGGCCCGGACACTGCTCGCGCAGCTCTGGGAGCAACCCCACTGA
- a CDS encoding PKD domain-containing protein, whose translation MSKSKPLSSHLSPARRAWSALAALALAAISPTALADSAIYGGGPFYSGGTAVMDDLRNSGITTVILWSFHIEDNGDLVYNDIPVVKNGAYIGDSAWPTRLATLKKAPTSVNRIEVSIGAWSVPDFERMAKLVNGTAAGCGSTLVCGTGSNSILYRNFQALKTATGADAVNFDDESAYNLSPTIQFGQMLIGLGYKITFAPYTNQSFWRSLKDNLGSAVDIIYLQVYDGGAGNNPASWNTAMGMTVDPGLWSRHGSGCSSGDSPATVQSKMSNWKATAGIAGGFLWLYDDIQACWSQGTTAQYAAAINTAVSGNTPPVANFGVSVSGLTANFSDASSDSDGSIASRSWNFGDGSGSTAANPSHAYASVGNYNVSLTVTDNGGASHTKTQTVSVGAGNVNLALNKPATGSSACNSSETPAKAVNGSVSGGTTDKFCSLTSPSWLQVDLGSAQTVSSFVVKHAGAGGESSAWNTKAFTIQTSSNGTSWSTPVTVTNNTANTSTHSISATSARYIKFNVNTPAQNGDPATRIYDFEVR comes from the coding sequence ATGTCGAAGTCGAAGCCACTCTCGTCCCACCTTAGTCCCGCCCGCCGAGCCTGGTCGGCGCTCGCCGCCCTCGCCCTGGCCGCGATCTCGCCGACGGCCCTGGCCGATTCGGCGATCTACGGCGGCGGCCCGTTCTATTCCGGCGGCACCGCAGTGATGGACGACCTGCGCAACTCGGGCATCACCACCGTGATCCTGTGGAGCTTCCACATCGAGGACAACGGCGACCTGGTCTACAACGACATCCCGGTGGTCAAGAACGGCGCCTACATCGGCGACTCGGCTTGGCCGACGCGGCTGGCCACGCTCAAGAAGGCGCCGACCTCGGTCAATCGCATCGAAGTGTCGATCGGCGCCTGGAGCGTTCCCGATTTCGAGCGCATGGCCAAGTTGGTCAACGGCACCGCCGCCGGCTGCGGCAGCACCCTCGTCTGCGGCACCGGCAGCAACAGCATCCTGTACCGCAACTTCCAGGCGCTGAAGACCGCCACCGGCGCCGACGCGGTCAACTTCGACGACGAGAGCGCCTACAACCTCTCCCCGACCATCCAGTTCGGGCAGATGCTGATCGGCCTGGGCTACAAGATCACCTTCGCGCCCTACACCAATCAGAGCTTCTGGAGGAGCCTCAAGGACAACCTCGGCAGCGCGGTCGACATCATCTACCTGCAGGTGTACGACGGAGGGGCCGGCAACAATCCGGCGAGTTGGAACACCGCGATGGGCATGACCGTCGACCCGGGCCTGTGGTCGCGCCACGGCTCCGGCTGCAGCAGCGGCGACAGCCCGGCCACGGTGCAGAGCAAGATGAGCAACTGGAAGGCCACCGCCGGCATCGCCGGCGGCTTCCTCTGGCTGTATGACGATATCCAGGCGTGCTGGTCGCAGGGCACGACCGCGCAGTACGCGGCGGCGATCAACACCGCAGTCAGCGGCAACACCCCGCCGGTGGCCAATTTCGGCGTCAGCGTGAGCGGACTGACCGCGAACTTCAGCGATGCCTCCAGCGACAGCGACGGCAGCATCGCCTCGCGCAGCTGGAATTTCGGCGACGGCAGCGGCTCGACCGCGGCCAATCCCAGCCATGCTTACGCCAGCGTCGGCAACTACAACGTCAGCCTGACCGTGACCGACAACGGCGGCGCCAGCCACACCAAGACCCAGACCGTCTCGGTCGGCGCCGGCAACGTCAACCTGGCGCTCAACAAACCGGCGACCGGCTCCAGCGCCTGCAACAGCAGTGAAACGCCGGCCAAGGCGGTCAACGGCAGCGTCTCCGGCGGCACCACCGACAAGTTCTGCTCGTTGACCTCTCCGTCCTGGCTGCAGGTCGATCTCGGCTCGGCTCAGACGGTCAGCAGCTTCGTGGTCAAGCATGCCGGCGCGGGCGGCGAATCGAGCGCCTGGAACACCAAGGCCTTCACCATCCAGACCTCCAGCAACGGCACCAGTTGGAGCACCCCCGTGACGGTGACCAACAACACCGCCAACACCTCAACCCACTCGATCAGCGCCACCTCGGCGCGCTACATCAAGTTCAACGTGAACACCCCGGCCCAAAACGGCGACCCGGCGACGCGCATCTACGATTTCGAGGTGCGTTGA